One window from the genome of Bufo bufo chromosome 4, aBufBuf1.1, whole genome shotgun sequence encodes:
- the LOC120999703 gene encoding zinc finger protein OZF-like yields the protein MMENHQSLTSPGKDGMNDSNEHLHLSNEAEDNNTTQDNSITPNVPSVLHSEDLSTDTAGHKMFSANQSLIVETRTGHRWEEIFSHGKDFKKKCDLYLYEKNHKDKKPYSCSECGKCFSQISDLDIHQRTHTEEKPFPCSKSGEYFSWKSSLVEHLRIDTEEKPFSCSECGIYFTQESALLYHYQRTHQQEKPFSCSDCGKCFSQKAYLERHHRTHTGEKPFPCPECGKCFSQKTSIVEHLRIHTGEKPFSCPECGACFAHKSTLIRHQITHNIEKPFSCLECGKCFTQKSDLDRHQRTHTGEKPYSCSECGKHFSRKSYLVQHLRIHTGEKPFSCSDCGICFAHHSTLLHHQRTHKKEKPFSCSECGKCFSQKSDLDRHQKTHTGEKPFPCSECGKCLSRKSFLVEHLRIHTEEKPFSCSECGACFTHKTSLLNHQRTHTGEKPFSCSEYGKSFSQK from the coding sequence GTAAAGATGGGATGAATGACTCCAATGAACATCTCCATTTATCTAATGAAGCAGAAGATAACAATACCACACAAGATAATTCAATAactcctaatgtaccttcagtccTTCACAGTGAAGATCTATCCACCGATACTGCTGGGCACAAGATGTTTTCAGCTAATCAATCACTCATTGTCGAAACAAGAACTGGACATAGATGGGAGGAAATATTTTCACATgggaaagattttaaaaagaaatGTGATCTTTATTTATATGAGAAAAATCACAAAGATaaaaagccatattcatgctcagaatgtggaaaatgttttagtcAAATATCAGATCTTGAtatacatcagagaactcacacagaggagaagccatttCCGTGTTCAAAATCTGGGGAATATTTTAGTTGGAAATCATCTCTTGTCGAACATCTAAGAATTGATacagaagagaagccattttcgtgttcagaatgtggaatatATTTTACCCAGGAATCAGCTCTTCTTTATCATTATCAGAGAACTCACCAacaagagaagccattttcatgttcagattgtgggaaatgttttagccaAAAAGCATATCTTGAGAGACATCATAGAACTCAcactggagagaagccatttccatgtcctgaatgtgggaagtgttttagtcagaagacatctattgtggaacatctaagaattcacacaggagagaagccattttcatgcccaGAATGTGGAGCCTGTTTTGCCCATAAATCAACTCTTATTCGCCATCAGATAACTCACAACatagaaaagccattttcatgtttagaatgtgggaaatgttttacccaaAAGTCAGATCTTgatagacatcagagaactcacacaggagagaagccatattcatgttcagaatgtgggaaacattTTAGTCGGAAATCATATCTTGTGCAACatctaagaattcacacaggagagaagccgttttcatgctcAGATTGTGGAATATGTTTTGCCCATCATTCAACTCTTCTTcatcatcagagaactcacaaaaaagagaagccattttcatgttcagaatgtggaaaatgttttagccAGAAATCTGATCTTGATagacatcagaaaactcacacaggagaaaaaccaTTTCCATGTtccgaatgtgggaaatgtttaagTCGGAAATCATTTCTAGTGGAACATCTAAGAattcacacagaggagaagccattttcatgttcagaatgtggagctTGTTTTACCCATAAAACATCTCTTCTTaatcatcagagaactcacacaggggagaagccattttcatgctcagaatatgGGAAATCTTTTAGCCAGAAATGA